The nucleotide window CAAAGCCATCACAATGAAAAAATCTAATGTAATAATGCTAGTTGCGGCTATACTGCCACTTGGCTTGTTTTTGTTTCCTCTTTGGAAAATAACTTTAGAGGCGCCTCAGTATCCTACTCCACTAGGAATGTACATTCATATCAATGATTTTTCTGATGCAAATCCGCATGACATAAAGAATATCAATCTGATGAATCATTATGTGGGTATGAAATATATTCCTGAAGCGATACCAGAATTCAAGATTTTTCCCATCGGTATTCTCCTAACCAGTTTAATAGGAGTCCTCATAGCTTTTAAGGGCGATTACAAATGGTTTTTGGGATGGTTTATCCTAATGGTGGTGTTAAGTATAGCGGGGCTTTATGATTTCTATTTATGGGAACATGAATACGGCCATAATTTAGACCCCAAAGCTATTTTAAAATTCACCAATCCAGATGGTACCCAGATGGGATTTCAACCTCCCTTTTTTGGTAGTAAGCAAATATTGAATTTCAGGGCACATTCGTATCCCCAACTTGGTGCCTTATTCCTAGGTCTCGGTATGGTTGTCTCCTTTATAGCATTTTGGATGGGCAAACGAACGAAACCACTGGTTTAGCCATTTATCAACCAAGGTAAATACCTTTCTTTTATGAAAACACTAAAACAAATATCCTTAACTGGTTTGGTATGGCTTATAATTTCCTGCAAGCCTTCCCCAAAACCCATAGAATATGGCATAGACGATTGTCAATATTGTAAAATGACGATAATCGATAAAATCCATGGTTCTGAAATGGTTACCAAAAAGGGAAAAGTCTATAAGTTTGATGCGGCGGAATGCATGATTCATTTCCTTCAAGGATTCGATCCAAATGAAATAGAACTCTACCTTACCAATAGTTTCGATCATCCTTCCCAACTGGTTGACGCCACTCAAGCGTTTTATTTGGTGAGTGAAAACCTCCCTAGTCCAATGGGCGAATTCCTTACGGCTTTTAAAAATGAAGGAGAGGCTATCGATATACTGGCGACTCAAGGAGGTACTCTTTATAATTGGAATGAAATTAAAAAGATCCTTAATGCTAAAAAATGAGGTTAGATGCCATTTTAATAGCGATGTTTTTGTTGTTGACCTCCATGGTTTATGCACAACCTATAGAGGTATGTAAAAGTTGTACCATAAATACAATAAAGGGTGCTATCGAAAATGCCAAGAGTCATGATACCATTATCGTAAAAAGGGAAATTTATAAAGAAACAGATATAATAGTCGATAAACCTTTAACCCTTATAGGAAAAGATTACCCAGTTATAGATGGACAGTTGCAAGGAGAAATTATCACTGTGAATGCTGATAGCGTTACCATAGAAGGGTTTGTAATAAAAAATGTAGGTGTTAGTTATACCAAAGATTTTGCCGCCATTCGGTTACGAAAGAGCGAACATTTCATCATTCGAAATAATGTACTTCAAAAACTCTTTTTTGGTATTTACATTGAAAAATGCAAAAATGGAATTGTGGCTAAAAATCAAATTATGGGAGATGCAAAGGAAGAGTTTAATTCGGGCAATGGTGTACAATTATGGTATAGCAATAATGTGCAGGTTATAGGCAACCACATTGAAGGTGTTAGGGATGGTATCTATTTAGAATTCTCTCCGAATTGCAGCATTCTTAAAAACATTAGCAGAAATAATGTTCGGTATGGTTTGCATTTTATGTTTTCTAACGAAAACCGTTATACCGGAAATATTTTTGAAAATAATGGCGCTGGAGTAGCTGTAATGTTTTCGAAAAAAATTAAAATGACGGAAAATACCTTTCGAAAAAATTGGGGAACTGCAGCTTATGGAATGTTGTTGAAAGAAATAAATGATGCCGAAATAAGAGGCAATACCTTTGAAGAAAACACCACAGCCATCAATATTGAAGGATCTAATCGGGTGGTTTATACTAATAACGATTTCAAAAATAATGGTTGGGCAATAAAAGTGAGAGGGGCCTGCTATTCCAATACTTTTAGGGCTAATAATTTCTTGAATAATTCTTTCGATTTAGCTTACAACAGCAAAGTAAACGACAACACATTCATCGGCAATTATTGGAGCACCTATTCGGGATATGATTTAAATAAGGATGGCATAGGTGATGTACCGTACAGGCCTGTAAAGTTATTCTCCTACATCGTTAATAGAACTCCGGAAACCATCATATTGTTGAGAAGTGTATTTATAGATATCATCGATTTCTCTGAGAAGGTATCGCCGGTTTTTACACCCGATAATTTGATGGATGCACAACCTAAAACAAAACGAATCCGATGGTAAGAGTAGAGAATTTATACAAAAGCTTCGGCAAAAATCAAGTGTTATGCGGGCTAAACCTCGACATAACCGAAGGAGGAATCGTTGCTGTGGTGGGCCCAAACGGATCTGGAAAAACCACCTTGATTAAATCTATTTTAGGAATGGTGGTACCCGATAAAGGCCAAATCTCGGTATTGGGAGAAAGTATAAAAAACGGATCTAAGTATAGAGATTCTATTAATTATTTACCCCAAATTGCCAACTTCCCAAGTAACCTAAAGGTGAGGGAAATCATAAAAATGATTAAGGATCTAAGGCAACACAGCGATTATGAGGAAAGATTGTTGGAAATTTTCAAACTGCACCCCTTTCTAGACAAAAAACTGGGTAACCTTTCGGGGGGCACCAAGCAAAAGGTAAACATTGTTTTAACCTTTATGTTCAACAGTCCCTTGATAATCTTAGATGAGCCTACCACAGGCCTAGACCCGGTCTCCCTTATAAGATTAAAAGAACTGATCATAGAACAAAAAAACAAGGCAAAAACGATTTTGATCACCTCACATATTATGAATTTTGTCGAGGAAATTTCAGACGAGATCATATTTCTGCTTGAAGGCACCATTTATTTTAAAGGCAGTATCCCCCAACTAAAAGAGAAAACCAACCAAGCAGATTTTGAACATGCCATTGCCTCCATTTTAATTGAAAACCATGCTTAAAATTTTAAAATACAGTGTTTTCGACCTTATGCGTAGCCGTTGGACCTACGTCTATTTTGGTTTCTATTTAATCCTAGGATTTGTGTTGTTGTTCTTAAATAATGATTTGTCTAAGGCAGTCATCACTCTGATGAACGTCATTATTATCTTGGTTCCTTTAATCGGAACCATCTTTGGCGTAATGTATTATTATAACAGCAAAGAATTCACCGAACTGCTTCTTGCGCAACCCTTAAAAAGGTCCGCTATATTTTTGGGGCAATATTTAGGGGTTGCCTTATCTCTCTGCCTCAGTTTGGTGCTTGGTTTGGGAATCCCTTTTATATTATATGGTTTGTTTGAAAGTTCTGCAATTTGGAATTTTGGTTTGCTCTTGGTTACAGGCGGATTCTTAACCTTAATCTTTACGGCCTTGGCTTTTAATATTGCACTGTCCAACGAAAATAAAATTAAAGGATTTGGATACGCAATTCTCCTTTGG belongs to Aegicerativicinus sediminis and includes:
- a CDS encoding nitrous oxide reductase accessory protein NosL gives rise to the protein MKTLKQISLTGLVWLIISCKPSPKPIEYGIDDCQYCKMTIIDKIHGSEMVTKKGKVYKFDAAECMIHFLQGFDPNEIELYLTNSFDHPSQLVDATQAFYLVSENLPSPMGEFLTAFKNEGEAIDILATQGGTLYNWNEIKKILNAKK
- a CDS encoding ABC transporter permease; its protein translation is MLKILKYSVFDLMRSRWTYVYFGFYLILGFVLLFLNNDLSKAVITLMNVIIILVPLIGTIFGVMYYYNSKEFTELLLAQPLKRSAIFLGQYLGVALSLCLSLVLGLGIPFILYGLFESSAIWNFGLLLVTGGFLTLIFTALAFNIALSNENKIKGFGYAILLWLFLAVIYDGVFLMSLIFFEEYPLDKLSLVGTMLNPIDLSRTLILLKLDISALLGYTGAVFKKFFGTNLGLMVSFGMLMLWVILPVFRIVFKSKKKDF
- a CDS encoding ABC transporter ATP-binding protein, whose translation is MVRVENLYKSFGKNQVLCGLNLDITEGGIVAVVGPNGSGKTTLIKSILGMVVPDKGQISVLGESIKNGSKYRDSINYLPQIANFPSNLKVREIIKMIKDLRQHSDYEERLLEIFKLHPFLDKKLGNLSGGTKQKVNIVLTFMFNSPLIILDEPTTGLDPVSLIRLKELIIEQKNKAKTILITSHIMNFVEEISDEIIFLLEGTIYFKGSIPQLKEKTNQADFEHAIASILIENHA
- a CDS encoding nitrous oxide reductase family maturation protein NosD encodes the protein MRLDAILIAMFLLLTSMVYAQPIEVCKSCTINTIKGAIENAKSHDTIIVKREIYKETDIIVDKPLTLIGKDYPVIDGQLQGEIITVNADSVTIEGFVIKNVGVSYTKDFAAIRLRKSEHFIIRNNVLQKLFFGIYIEKCKNGIVAKNQIMGDAKEEFNSGNGVQLWYSNNVQVIGNHIEGVRDGIYLEFSPNCSILKNISRNNVRYGLHFMFSNENRYTGNIFENNGAGVAVMFSKKIKMTENTFRKNWGTAAYGMLLKEINDAEIRGNTFEENTTAINIEGSNRVVYTNNDFKNNGWAIKVRGACYSNTFRANNFLNNSFDLAYNSKVNDNTFIGNYWSTYSGYDLNKDGIGDVPYRPVKLFSYIVNRTPETIILLRSVFIDIIDFSEKVSPVFTPDNLMDAQPKTKRIRW